The genomic DNA GGTTAATTTGGTTTTAAACCGTAGCCAAATTATTTGGTTCGGTTGGGCAATATTCCAGTTAATTAACCGTAAACCGAACCGTTAGAGAGAAGCCAAATATGGTCCGTATAAAGAGTAAACGGGCACCCGATCCAAAGTTATAAGCGAATGACTTTTCCTTAGTCATCGTCGTCGTCGTATTCTCGGAATGGAATTGAAGAAGATGTTGATTTGCAGACGCGTTTTCTCTACTTCTCCGTCAACTACAACTCTTCTTCCCCATTTTTTTCTCCttctataccccccccccccccatttatCAGTACAATCTTTATTCCCAAACATCCAGTTGCTGCAAAATGAGTTTCAGGTGTTTGTTCATCACCACACTTTTCATCGTCTTGCCTCTGCAATCATACTCTTTCAGACACCTATACCAACAAACCCACGTACCATTTCTCTCTTTATCCTCATTTTAATCCGATATATATGTGGTTTTTAAGTTTAAGTTTGAATCTTTATATGATATGATCAATTCTTGTTATATGGGTGTTCATGATACTGATTTTAGACTAATCAATATGTGGTTTTCAAGTTCAATTTTCAATCTTTATATGATATGATCGATTCTTGTTATATGGGGTGTTCATGATATGATTTTAGACTAATCTATGTGTGGTTTTTTAGTTCAAGTTTGAATCTTTATATGATATGATCAATTCTTGTTATACGGGGTGTTCATGATACTGATTTTAAACTAATATATATGTGGTTTTTAAGGGTGAGGGTAGTAACCACTGGGTGTCAGCCcagtggccaccgacacccatcTTAAAACCTGCAAGGGGGAGGTCGCAAGTTCGATTCTTACCCTGAGCAGACTGGGGAATTCACCGCCAGGGCGCTTGGTCGGTTAGCAAACTGGGGAGGGGGATCCCTCCCGCTGTCAGGGGTACCGGGTACCGTGCATTTACCTTTTTTTTAAGGGTGAAGGGGAGTGGTTACCTATTTGGAATAGGTAAACTCCTCATTCACCTAATCAAACAGTGCCACGTCAATTTACATATTTTGTTTACCTAATGCTAAAAAACGTTGGCGTTGGTTTACCTAATGgggtttaggtaaactatttaaaaaaaaggaaaaatgtgtgattggttgacaaggaatggaccccaccacacacccaTCTCTCTCCCCTTTCCCTCCCTCTGACCGAGTCGGCAAAGGTTCACCGATCATCCATGTTCGCCGAGCGGTAAACACAGATGGCGGCGGTGTTACCGTTCGGTAAACCGCTTTGCCGATGTGTTTACCTATCCACTCCGTTCACCCTAAGTTCAAGTTTGAATTTTGATATGATTTCTTGTTAGGCCAGGCGGGGCGGCAATACTTGTCCACGCGTGATACATACCATAACGCGTTATGGTGTATTTTTCCCACCCCACAACACAAGTTCCACGCGTTATATTTTCAACGAAATCCATTTTCCTTATTTTTTCAACGCGTGATGGTTTTGTTTTGTGagtgtaattgttggttggggggaaattgttgggtgtggtggtgagtgatgaccacccccactaaaaaaggttttgagtgatggaaaaatggttgatgacatggcggaatttgattggtgcttgtgagtgatagaattctatcactagtgaccacccccctcCCCTTATATTGTGTTTTAAGTTTGATAAAGATGCTAACTTTTTTCAGGTTTCTCCTTCACCTAGCCCTTCTTATGGTGGATCAAATTTCGAGAAAACCTGCAGTAGAGCATCTAGAAGTTGCCAGTTGAAGAATATAACTGCCTGTTTGACTTATTCTCAAAGTGGTAATTATCTTTTTAGTTTTTACCCTTTTGGAATTTTGATGATGCATTTGAGTATATTCTATAAAAGAGGCATGATGTTACATATGTAAAAAAGGTTAAATATTTAATGGCAGATGAAGTATGATTGTTGAGGGTAAATGAAATCTTTTTGGTGTCATGATTTTGAATCATGGTGATTTTATGATGTATAAAGTTAAAGGATATTtagaagagtaaactgccatttcggtccctgtggtttggtcaattttgccactttagtccaaactcaaactttttgcatctgggtccctgtggtttcagttttattgccactttggtccaaaaatgaaatcaggtcatatttatcttataaaatcctgttattttgtcattttccgtaggggcaaaatgatcatttcttttttataaataaataccatattttataagacaaatatgacctgatttgcccctaaggaaaatgacaaaattgcaggattttataagacaagtatgacctgatttcatttttggaccaaaatggcaataaaactgaaaccacagggacccaaatgcaaaaggtttgagttttggactaaagtggcaaaagtaatcaaacctcagggacctaaatggcagtttactctatttagAAATGACATGGTTAGGATATGTTGTCTCCAACGGGTCAGTTACTTAGGTACTTAGGTAAGTATAGATGGGTCAACGGGCCGAAGGTCACCCAAAGTGTGCTTAAATGCTTTCAAACTAATAAATCGATCGTCTTTAGTAGAGTTTGCTTGTTTCCATAATCGTATTCAACGCATTAGTTATTTATAAAATACAAAGTCTGTTGGTATGTCAACCCGACGTGTATTAAGAAATTACTCTTTTGACCCGTTACATAGCTGATAGCACGCTCGAACAgcccattttgccacctctaccCGCATGATTATAATCGTCTTCCTTTATGTTACTAAAGTAATTGCTCTTTTCATGATGAAGAAACGCGGCTCTATGTATATAACAACGGTGAAAGCCTGCAGCGTGTGAAAGTTATGATACTTCCTGCTAACAATACTTTCATGGATATAAACATAACAAGCCACCAAATGAAGACGGTACGTTTCTTTTCGTTCACATGTTTAGAATCTGAATTTCATGATCAAGGATTTTAGACAACGCTTTTTTGTAACCATATTTAAGTTCCTTCGGTTGGTTATCGGATGTGCGTTTCCTAAGTGGTTATTTTGACATTTCGGTGCACTTGTTAAGTTAAGGATGGTTAGTTTTATATTTATGTTATAAGTGGCTAAATGAGTgagttgggtaacgggtcaaatgtCCAGTTTTTTAGTTCAGGTCGGGCCAGGTTAGGGTAACGCACAAAGTTTTTATTATAGCTATAATAGTTGGTGTGTTAACTATAAATTACCAGaggagtaaagtacacggatgatccctgtggtttaccaaagaGTTAATTAGTGTTTTTGTCCCTGTGATTTGTCAAATATCACTATTTCGGtcaattagtttaaaaattgccatTTCAGTAcccgtggtttcactttcgtaaccatttcagtccacctcgtaaccatttcagtccctgtactaacagaataaatggattgaaatggttacgaaagtgaaaccacagggactgaaatcgcaatttttaaactaatggactgcaatagtgatttttgacaaaccacagagacggaaacagtaattaactctttacccaatttttggatttggtccatagctttccaaaagtacacatatggtttgcactttgtaacgcatttagtccccaactttttccaaaagtacatggatggtccctgtggtttgcactttgtaacgcatttagtccctaacttggacatgctaaaacctttagattagttggttggggactaaatgcgttacaaagtgcaaacgaTAAGGACCATCTATGTACTTTcagaaagctagggaccaaatccaaaattttggcaAACCAAAAgtaccatccgtgtactttactcttatgAGAAAATGGGTCCAAATAACATTCTGTTTACCTAAACACTCAAAACTGATTAACGACATGTTTGACCTTATGCTTGTTACAGGTCAATATTTCCTCGGACGTTGACTTAAGTTCCACGATAGCGTTGACCACTAGCGACGGTGATTGTCTAATAAGCACAGCTGCAGCTCCACCACCTGAAAACCGCTACCAGAAACACACTTCATACGCGACTTACATAACCCGAACTAATGGTGCATACCTAGTAATCCTACTACTTATCATAGGCGGACTTTTGACTTTTTTCAAACTAAGGACCCGAAGCAGACACCTTGACGGGGTCCCATACCGCGAACTTGAAATGAGAAACACAACATCGGTGAACATGGACGAAAAAGAAACCGAGAATTGGGATCAAGACTGGGATGATCAATgggatgatgaaaaagaaaaacctGTGAAATCTGGTGGTGATGATCATGTTttggtcaaacaagtcaaacaagtcaaacaagaAAATGATGTTATTACAAAGTTGCCTAATTCTAATGGAAGGAAAAAGGAATGGGATGAttaatagtttgaatgaaagtgTCCAAAATGAAGGTAAAGATGTTCACATTTTTTACAATATATTAAGAAAGATTATTAAAACaaatttcagatttttaaaatttttataaattttgagagGCAATTTTGATTCCTATTTTGTAAAAATTATGGATTATTGACTATTCTACTAGATTTATGTTATAAGCAATGCTTGTAAGAATAAATGATTTAGACCAAAAATGTTGTATATGATGGTTTTGTATCAAATTCGTCGGTTAAGCTCGCAAATCCAGGTAAGAAACCGAGAGTGGTGGAGTTTTTTTgctttttctttctctctctaatgTGGTCGTCTAAGGCTAGATTAGAGGTATAAACGTGGCACTAGCATGTTATAAGTCAGTGGTAACCTTTAGAAAAAAACTGAATGGCGCACATTTACAAAGATACTATTCATTCCATTCatcttttaatataaaataaaataaaatataaatataaatacaaataaatataaatagagggaatttcaaggattgtcctttatctttatacctattttcaggcgctgttctttatgttcaaaattgacgagttttgtcctttatgttttcatatcatacacgttttgtcctttaggcctaacccagttagttttttcagttaaatttggtcttATGTTTTGCAAATGAGGTCATTTTTGtcattcaaaggtaagttcaaccgcagatttacagctcaaagcttctgcaacctttgaattgacaaaaatgccctcatatgcaaagcacatgaccaaatttaactgaaaaaactaactgagttaggcctaaaggacaaaacgtgcatgatatgaaaacataaaggacaaaactcgtcaattttgaacataaataACAGCGAccgaaaatgggtataaagataaaggacaattcttgaaattcactcatataaatataaatataaatataaatataaataaatattataagtataatataatataattgttCATCCTTGTTGCAAAGATCACAATAAGAAGTCAAACTACTATGGTTCAAACTTATGCAAAAAGGTCAAAACAATAATAGGTCTTGTGAAAATAACATGATCCCCTTGAACTATTAGTTAATTACAATTCTGGCTATATTCATTATCACTAACAGAAAGTATAGATTATGTTGACATAAATGGTTGGAGGAATGAAGAACATGTAAAATACCAAAATTGCCCTTGGAGACTCATGTAATGAAACAAAAGTTATCCTTCCAAGAACAAAGCAAAATCCAGATTCTACTGCAAAAGGtgaaaaaaagaaaataatatggTATCCATAGTTGTCTTTTAAGAAAAGTAAAAGTAAGCATGAAGGGATCATGCATGTTTGTTGCTTGGGACACTTTCTCTTCATTACATCACATGtcatgcttctattttatttcAAGTTTTGCTTTTATACATTTCATAAAATCCTTTTGCAGCTTTTTCTATTTTGAATGTTAAAAGACTAGTGAATGATGTTATAAGTGTCATTTTAGTCTATATGGAATGAGTCATTTTACCAGTTTattccaaaggtttgaaacgttgccattttagtttaaataatttcaagcgttgccattttagtccgcTGGGTTAACTCTGTCCATTTTTTATGTTAGCTAGAagggtaattcgatcattttatatggtcgaattgcccttGTAGTTAACAGAACTacatttaaaatgaccgaaatgcccTTCTAGTAAACAAAATAAAGGGATggagttaacctagtggactaaaatgacaacgttcATAACTATTtgtactaaaatggcaacgtttcaaacttttggactaaactgccaaaatggcccaaaccacagggactaaaatgacatttaactctaaaaacaaaattcataaatatatttttctataGATCTAAACTTGTGATCATTGGTATACATTAAGGAGTGTGTTAACTAATCTAGGAAGATGTTATAAACCCTTTgaacaaaaatgattttttttttttgcaatttttttAAGCTTGTAATAGATTTACATAGGAATTAATGGTTACATAAGATGgcaggtaaacgggcaacaagctgcgtcgTAACCCCCTTTTAAATAGTAAATCCAATTCTACCgaaaataaaactttggttccTTGGCGTCAAAAAATTGATGTACACGATTCTCTGCACTCTATCCAAAAAACCAACAGCTTCAAAAGCAAATAAACCAAATGTATCAAAGGAAAAAGGGTTTAAACTTTGGAACTCTTATACATATACAAGAATATTTTTCAACTAATATGCAAAGACATTGGTGTTGTAATGGGCACCTAAATAAATTTCCACCCCACTAAAAATccctttattatttttttttctgtttaaaaaaGCATTATATCTCTTATACTCTTTATCAGTATAACCAACTTGCCAAtatagtaattgaaatttgtgtaatactaaaacactttttaagattaaATATGATGTCATCCGGTTTTTAAGTCCGATTCAACCAGATTGGTCGCGCTTTAATAAGCAATCTGGTTTCAAAACATTAGTGTTGACGACTCCTTGTAACGGAAACATGTGATTTTCTCGATTAAAAGTTCAATCGAAACCACAGATTATTTGTAAATGCCAAATTGCTAAGGTTTAGAATATTGTTTCAAAAAAGTGTTGCTCTTTTATGTTTATATGTGGGTGTTATTTGTTTTGATCATACACAATGACTTAAAATGCAATGATtgattaggggtgcaaacgagccgagcggctcgcgagctactcgagatcggctcgagaaaaagctcgaaatgagccgagccttatcgagtcCGAGCCGAGCTAgagcctcaaaacaaagctcgtttgtttatcgagcccgagctcgagcctcacatgtgaagctcgttaggctcgtcgagccttagtgtaaacgagccgattcgagccgagcttatttaaacttgtttacaagcagatctcgaacctaaaaataagcttatttagtaaacgagcccgagcccgagctttacttatcgaactcgcaagcctaaaaagtctattatttatattatttttatttaatatactaattaatagataataaacgagctgagcccgagccgagctcgagcttgataaaatacaaacgagccgagctcgagctttgaaaacaaagctcgaatcgagccgagctcgagctttgaaaacaaagctcgaatcgagccgagctcgaacccgagctctcataagttaatcgagctcaagctcgagcctggccgagctcgggctcggctcgactCGTTTTCACCCCTACTTTTGAGGAAAGAAGATGTGTGCTAAATTATTCTCTTTTAAGGAAGTTTGTAGTTTAAATTGAATATCAAATTTACAAGTTGGGTGTTTATATATAATCTATATATATGAAGTACACATATAATGTAATAAAATCAAGAAATTTATACACTAAAATCAATATATTTTCTTTAtatgagaaaaataaaaaaacaaggtCATGTTAACTTAAATTTTTGGAGGCTTTCATGTTGGGTGCCTTAAATGTTGACAAGAAAGAAAAAGATAATCAAATTTATTAACAACACATGTGGCAGTTGATGATTGAAAATGACAATAATAACATTTCATAATCTAAGTGGATTTGTACTTTGAACAACTCATTTTAACTAGTATTAAGACTTATAATAACACATTAACACCATTTCCTCTCGACTTCAAAAGGAATAattgattttaataatctcaactattcgtcATTGGTCGACAACGGTCCCAACTTTAAACTTTCCCACTGGCGGTCCCATCTTTTCACATATTGGTCTTAAATgaaccctgactaacagaaccctaacgcctTTAGTCTCTGGTTGCCGAAAAACGTTTTTGGTCGGAAAAAGGTTCGTAAAGGCCCAATTTGTGGTTACAAACAAGTTTGTGACGAAAACTTTGAGTTTTTCGGCTAAAAAGTTGATTTTTCCAGCCAAACTGAAGTTTTCCGGCGAAAAAGGAATTTTTCCTGCGACCTTAATAATTGGGGATTTTTACTAGAAAAGGTTCGTTCTTAAATGTGTGTAATAAGGTTACAAATAGGTTTGAGACGAAAATGTTAGTTTTCCGGCCACTGATGGCCAATATGTGAAAAGATAGGACCGCCAGCGGAAATTTTTGAAGTTAGGACCGTTGCTGGCCAACAGGTAACCgctgagattattaaaatccattattccattTCAAAAACACCAAACAccattttcttaaacaaaacaaaaaaaaataccaCATAGAACATGAACATTAACACATAATTATGCAGTAAAACTTCTATGTCAGCTGCTCTTTCAAGACAAATAATAACCGTTAAACAAGaaccataacaacaataacaacaaaaaTTGGATCCGGTGAAAACGAATCCGGTATCTTAACACTAACAGAATCCATTACAATACTAACCGGATTCATCTTCGCCGGATAACCAATCGGAACTAAAACATACATCAAGACTCCGATTCCTCCTCGTTGCTTTCGGACGGGCATTTGATCAGCCCCAATATGTTAATCACCTCAGCCATATCCGGTCGGTTCGATGGCACTTGCGACGTGCAAATTAGCCCCAATTTCATCACCGGAATCGCTTCCTCAGCCGGAAAGTTCCCTTGAAGCTTTTCGTCGATGCATTCATCTACCCGCCCTTCTTCAAGGGCCCCGCGAACCATGTCGCAAAGTATCACCACGTCATCCTCCATGTACTCCACCGGCCTCTTTCCAGTCACAATCTCGAGAACCAAAACCCCGAATCCGTAAATATCGCATTTTTCCGTGATTTTAACCGTTTTGCAGGCGAATTCGGGTGCCATGTAACCGAGGGCGCTTTGGATCTTGCTGCTGAGAACGTAACGATCTAGCATTGGGAGAAGTCTTGCGAGACCAAAGTCTGCGACTTTGGGCTCACCAACACCATCGATTAACACGTTGCTGGATTTCAGATTGTAATGTATGATGTTAAGACGATGCAAGTGAGCTAAACTTTTTGCGATCCCGAGAATGATATTGAATCGTTCGTTCCACGTGAGCGAGCTTCCGTTTTCGTCTTCGTTTTCGTGCAGATGCTTGTAAAGATTCCCACCAGATACATATTCGTAGATTAACAGTTGTAGCGACGGAGTCCAGTAATACCCTTCGAGCGCTACGAGATTCGGGTGATGAATCTTTCCGAGCTTCTTAACCTCCCGCTCGAAATCGTCTTGCGATTTAACAAGACTCGAAACCGTCAGCTTTTTAATCGCAACGGATCGGCCGTCCCCCAGAACAGTTCGGTATACCGCGCCAAACCCACCGCGCCCGAGCTCACAATCCTTGTTTAGTAACGCATGTGCTCCGGTACTAAAGTCCGGTTCGCCAGAAAACATTACCAGCTTGCCGGAATTCGTATCGGTACTTGGAGAGCTGCTGAACCCGCCACCGGATAACGGAACCGCGGCTGCTGACCTGGACATGGTGGACCGGACTCGAATATTAAGAACGGTGATGAAAATTATGCCGATGACAATCACGGCAGCTGCACCGATTGCTACGAAAGCCGAAATGCTAAGAACGGTTTTCTTGTTTTCGAGAGTCTGAGGGACCGAGTCAACGTCTGTACCGGTTGAGTTGGGGTTGAGTACTATCGGTTTTGGAAGCACGGTTGGACAGCTTCGGTCCACTGCAGCACCGCAAAGAGCTGGATTGCCGGATACAGAGgacggagatatggtgttgaagAAAGCACCACCGGGTAATTCACCTTGTAGTTGATTGTGTGATACGTTGAATGTAACAAGATGTACAAGGTTTGCTAACGGCTTCGGTAGGGTTCCGGTGAGTTTGTTAAACGACAAATCAACATACTCGAGATCAGCAAGCTTCGCCATTGCTTCAGGAAGTTTACCC from Helianthus annuus cultivar XRQ/B chromosome 7, HanXRQr2.0-SUNRISE, whole genome shotgun sequence includes the following:
- the LOC110869068 gene encoding uncharacterized protein LOC110869068; the protein is MSFRCLFITTLFIVLPLQSYSFRHLYQQTHVSPSPSPSYGGSNFEKTCSRASRSCQLKNITACLTYSQSETRLYVYNNGESLQRVKVMILPANNTFMDINITSHQMKTVNISSDVDLSSTIALTTSDGDCLISTAAAPPPENRYQKHTSYATYITRTNGAYLVILLLIIGGLLTFFKLRTRSRHLDGVPYRELEMRNTTSVNMDEKETENWDQDWDDQWDDEKEKPVKSGGDDHVLVKQVKQVKQENDVITKLPNSNGRKKEWDD